The Hippoglossus stenolepis isolate QCI-W04-F060 chromosome 12, HSTE1.2, whole genome shotgun sequence genome segment AtaagatacagaacctcgtgttttgatggcgtcAAACTTCCGGACGGATTCTTGTCTTACatttggactcgattggatcgattggaccaaatatgtctaagatacagaacctcgtgttttgatggcgtgtaatcaaactttgacgccatgccacggtcacacGGTGTGACGAAAAATTGAAattcgaggtagtttatatctccatcttgttgtgatgatactcacctcaatttgaagttgatctgatgaaagctctacgacaagttcgtcaaagtaaaaatgtggtatatggccaaaatggccactaaatgcaaaatggcagacttcctgttgcatttttcataatgctccttgagacttttttgtatgactggtcacgatacacctgtGTTCCAATTTTGGTGAAGATCGGTAAACAAATTTACATATTCTGGAGTATttagaaatgggcgtggcaaaatggctcaacagcgccacctggaacgcagcccctaggtttgCCCTCGACCGATCTTCACCAAAATCGGAACacaggtgtatcgtgaccagtcatacaaaaaagtctcaaggagcattatgaaaaacacaacaggtaGCCTGCCATTTTacatttagtggccattttgaacatattccacatttttactttcacaAACTTGTcgtagagctttcatcagatcaactgtcatcacaacaagatggagatataaactacctcgaatTTCAATTTTTCGTCACACCgtgtgaccgtggcatggcgtcaaagtttgattacacgccatcaaaacacgaggttctgtatcttagacatatttggtccaatcgatccaatcgagtccaaatgtaagacaagagtcgCGACCTAATGACATCTACACataaatcatgacttaaaatcacagcgcccctggtggcaacaggaaatgtcttgtttttggaacgtcttgcacttttttttttcgtccgtctgtctgtccgtattatttttattttttttggacggacagacggacggatttttttatttttatttttttcatctgtctgtctgtccgtattattttttactttaaaattaaatttgtatttaaatttaatttaaataaaaatttaatttttatttaaatttaatttaaataaaatttaatttttattcaaatttttacggacgaaaaaataaaatccgtccgtctgtccctattattattttttttttggacggacagacgaACGGattcaatttttatttaaattttttcgtccgtctgtctgtccgtatttatttgttttttttggacggacaggCGGAcgaatttcagttttttttattttttcaaatactGACCTATGttcacaatcctgacctgaacagctccatatattaatattagtgcagggtcatagcgccacctactgatcagtgtgaataTTCAGTTGTgctaacattgtccaattgaaacaaaattgctcacgctgcatcagagcccctacttgaacagatctatatgtctgtatgtaataatagtgatggagCCACCTACTGGCAAAAGGAAGTAAGCTTTGatttacaactatcattcgatttacatgtAATTCTCACcgtgtgatctgcaattgattgcgtggaccgtaatgcgcaATTAGTAGACAAGGATCGACGTTGTgtgacagacgcaggaagtgaagcgtttatccttcccgcagtgtgcaaaacacatgcaatgCAGAGAcggtcattgatcgctctcgccactaaccgcaacaggcttcaaaatgcctgtgctctGGCCCGTTTATACAGCGTAGCCCTATTGTTGTTTCTTATTTGTGCTGTAATGtagtttattcttattcttattcttattattaataatgattgatcaaatatagaaatacaaatacagcaGCTCTGATTGAGTGAATAACTTAACTCAGGTTAATTATTTAGAGGGATTGATTATGATTAAATCCAGAGATCCCTTTTAtgtcatcttcttttttttatacttcgtgtgtgtgtgtgtgtgtgtgtgtgtaggtgtgtaggtgtggttGCAGCACACCGGGTCACCTCCTGGCTGCAGCCTGTAACCCTGCTGTAGGGCACTGGGCCAGTCTGCCTGTTCCTCCCACTAGTTTCCACTGAGCGACAAGGCTGCACATTGTGCTCAGAGCGGCCCAGAGACAGCCAAGGTTACACAGCCGCTCTCTCTCCACGCATCGCCTCCGAAAGGTACACAGCCCACggcgcgcgcgcacgcacacgcgcgcgcacacacacacacacacacacagctgcatcTCCTCGTCCACACTCAACATTTCTacactctcttttctctgtgtgtgtgtgtgtcagctggagAACTTCATGGTAAGGCTTTtctataatattattatttctagTGGGGTTTGGATACGTTGGTGCGCGCATAGCGTCCCTTACATTGGATGATGCTGGAGCTGTGACGTCTGAATGCGATCGATAGGTTATTGTTATTTGGATTGTGATTGTTTCATTGATTCGTCTCTGGAAGTCTGAATAATCAAAAGAAGACGATGATGTAATGAGATGCCGCCGTCATCAGCTCTGAGCTCACATTATTATTTACCCCGTACTTGAGCTGTACAGTGCGTAAAGTGCGGAAAGTGCGATCCTGATGCGAAATTGCCGTTACACAATAGTGCATTTTAGGGTTTTAGGGGTAGAGGGATGCAACAAGGACGCTGCAGTATGATCATAGTAACAGTAAAGTATCCCCCTGGAGGCACAGGCACTGTGAAGTTAGGGCTGTTTCTACTGATGAAAAGTTCAAATGATGACTGGGATTCTGCTATTTTCCTTGTTTGAGTGATGTCATccacaaaatattgtttttagaaCACTTCTGCAATGCCATTacaaatctaaaaacaaaaacaaattccaagcataataaaaaagaataaaggagAATAAtacaagaggaaataaaaagtatctatctatctagttatctgtatgtctgtctgtctgtctgtctgtctgtctgtctgtctgtctgtctgtctgtctgtctgtctgtccgtctgtctgtctgtctgtcctcttaAAAATGTGTGGGCAAAGTGACACAATTATtcatcaatatatcaatatacaACACAGTAAAAACGAATTAAGAAATTTAtgataaaatttaaaaaaattaattccAATAGGAAAATATTCTCCATACGGGCATGCATGCGTTCATGCATAGTGTacatacaacaaataaaagtaaataaaggagaaaaaaaatccagtgtcacaataaaacaacccAACTCATTGATCTGCAGCGCTGGCCACACTGTTCTGCAGCGTGCAGAGAGGTTAAAGGGACACGTGCCACCGTGTAAATGGCATTACAACATGTCTGACAACAGACACACTGCACACTCATGTCATAGTTACATCATTATATTGCCCAACTCTTACAGCAATTAATCCTGTGTGCAGAAATCATTACcagctgctgcatcactgaAACCACGGTCTATATAAAGTCATGAGGAGGCATTTTCGTATTTGGCAGGATCCAGCTCTGGATTGTGTAGACGCATTTATTTTGACTTggctctgcagcacagactcatTGACTGGCTGCTAACACGGGCTCCTGTTGTGGGTCATCATGCTCTGATTAAGGCCTTGCAGATTATCATGTTTTGGTGCAGCCTAATGCATCTTTGATAATCAGAGCATGGACTTTAGTGCACAGGCTTGATCGGAATAAGCCATATTTAGTTCCTGCAGATAAGTGATTATGGGCAAATGCAACAACCCGTGACATGCGATTTGTTGCCTCGGCAGCGATTCACTGTAATGTGAAGTGCAACTTTTAATTTCTACATATCTGCACAGAAACTGCACATTGTTTACAAGCAGTATTTTTACTCTTAATAATTACAGACAGTTCCTTATGCAACTCAGATGTTAAgaatattactattatttaagtgaataaaatacttaaatactaAACCAAAGTCACTGACCTGCCCCTTCATTTCTATTGGTCATGTTTCAATATCCAGTGACTGCAAGAGAGGTGCTTTAGATAAATTTGATACTCACATTTCTGTTTAAGGTCAATCTGTTATCCTGTAAAGCTGTAATTGAATTTTACCTCAGACAAATACAACTTGAGCCAAACGATAGTAACCCATCTGCAGATCATCTTGAATTatgtgcaggaatgtgtgttGCACAGAGGTTCATATGGCCTATATGTGTTTCCAGCAGTAGACTCAGGTGTGAGGTGCAGTACATAACGCAACTGAAATTAATGTGTAGCTCGGGAGTGCATCAGTGAAAATAGCTATTTCAGTGGCTGAGAGGAAGCATTTTGTGCAAAGCTTTTTGTGGTCTTCCAAACAATTTAAAGGCCTGCAGGATGATGTAAATACAGCTGGGGTGATAAAGAAGAAAGTTATCAGGTTTTTTAGGAGATCAGTTGCAAGGATTTTTGTCTGTAGATGAGGCTTTGTGTGAAAAAGCTCCATTTGTGCTGCTACAAAAGACAATTTAAAGGATATCTGCAAATCTTTCGCTGCAAATATTCATAAGACAATATGGAATTTACAAACCCTTTTGAGAACATAGCCCTGTGATCAGATCTTAAAATGCACATTGTCCATCTGTGAACACccagacattcattcagttgtgTAAACGGCCGTCTGGTCTACATCACAGAGCTGATCTGACTGTCAGAAGCAGAGCAGCGGAATCTAATTTTATATTCCAAATTAGCCCACATGTACTGCTTATGGAAAAATACAGTCACTTTTGGACTTTTCCCTGGTGTTTAAAAAAACGGACAGACAAACCATGTGTTTTAAACCCCCACTGAGGGAGTGAGTGATCAACAGATACAAACAATAATGTACCACCACCACAGTTTGACAGCTTTGGCAAGAGAACCTGCATAAAGTAAACGGAGCAGTGCTGCCCGGGCCAGACACGATTCTGCAATTGTTACAGCCGGAGCTTGCTGGGGCTAATAAATCCACACAGTTTGACGTCCTTATTACCCTCAACAATCGAAAGATCCAGAGAATCACTGTACGGCAGCAGTAACGAAACAGAGATGCGGTTATCGTCCGTTCACAGCTGCCTGGTGGCTTCTTGTTTTGTCTCAAGAAGTGGCCACATTTCATCTGTGGTTGGACACCGCAGGGACACGGGAGGTATTGGAGAAAGGCATTGAAATGAGGCCAAAGAGTTAATTAGACAAATACCAGACTAATGACGGACTGTGGTAAGAAAAAGACTTGTGATTTTAGCTGCTTTCATGAGGTTACAATAGGCATGTgtcaaaatgtgttaaatttgtTATGAAAACACTATTTAGAATTTAATATAAGTAATAATCATTAATCAAGGCCTCCCTCGGGCAAAATATCTACTAatcaaactaataataatatacatacGACTCTTATATATATCACTCGAAGCAACAAAACTACACAAACCCAACTCTGTATCTCCAGGCTCaactttaaaatatgtttaaaatcaataataGGCTAATATTAAGATGAACACGTTATCTAATGGGTGTGTTGTTCTCGTTATGCATGCTGTCTTTAGGTGACAAATGGAGACCTTCAATCATCAACTGAACACTTACATACAGTCATGGATGGGTCCCAGAGGTAAGTCACgtttatattgttatattatctCAGTTGCTGGTGTAGAAACACATTGGCTTGCCTGAACTTTAAAGTGCTGCAAATACCTACTGCAAAAACTCAGCAGGGCACTACAcataaagggatagttcacccaaaaaggaaaattcactcattatctactaaAAATTACAGAGCTGTGAAGGCAAACATTACATAAAACCTTTGACCGGAGTCGTTCCTAACTGTAGATATTCATGCACAGACTGACAAGAATTCTGCTCTCGTGTTTCACACTCTTACATTAAAGTCAACCTTTCGAGGTATTGAGCAAACACTGAGGGTGCAAGGCCACCGGTCGTCCCCTCAAGTTCATGTCTTGTCACTGCTGAGACCACCTTATCAGCCCCCATGATCGATCAGTAAACTCTGGCCCCTTTATCTCCATATTTCAGATCAGCGGGTGAAGGGATGGCTGCTGTTGGACAACTACCCACCAACCTTTGTGCTCACAGTCATGTACCTTCTGATTGTGTGGATGGGACCCAAGTACATGAAGCACCGGCAGCCGTACTCCTGCAGAGGCCTCATGGTGCTCTACAATCTGGGCCTCACGCTCTTGTCTTTCTACATGTTCTATGAGGTAAACGGTGACATGTGTTGTAGTCGACCAATTCACTAAATGCAGCGTCACactaaagagagagaaaagtgaccAGAACCAAAGCTGCAGACCCACTAAAACGAGTGTGTGAATAGGACCAAATATGTTTTAAGTAAAGACAGATCTAAAATAATGCTGTCTGTGAAGATGCTCAGTCATCCAGATTcctatgtacacttgtacaactccAAGTTAAGCTAATGAAGCTAGCAAATGCTGGCTGAAGCCTCGTATTTAGCGTAGAGCTAGCATGAAAAATAAACGAGCGTATTCAAGTTGTCATGAAACATTTTTCCCCTCAAAATTAATAGTTTGTCATTGTATCAGAttaacatgattttttttaacgtAAGAGCAGTAAACCAGTTATGTCGTGAatctattaaaaaacaaattactaCTACTTTTTTCTACCGAACGTTTTTTGGTACATTGCTAACATTGTTTGTCTATTCAACAAAAAACGTAAGTGAAAACAAGTTTTACACAATGAGGTGTTATTTCTTGCCGTCTCTTACAGACGAGGAACAGAGCTATCAGGGAGGCAGAGGATCACATCTTGACAGACTCAATGTTTCAACCATCAAATCCCTCATCCACCATCACAGACAACAGCACTGTTGTTTGTTGCAAGATGGATTTTATATAAACAACGGACTCCATAACTGAAAGTGATAGATCCAGTGGTGTAAGCTGGGATGTGATTACATTCGTATTTTGGCAAGATGGCCAAGTCTGAGATGAATGTTTAATAGCAGCTGTGCCAAGACTTCACTTATTATAGTGATCGTATCTGTTGTACCTGTGAACACCTCGTGTAAGTCTAAAGTATCAGTCTGCTCCATACCATCCAGCTGGCAGACTAAGGAATAGCTAGACTGTCTGTGATTCATGAAACCTTGAACCCTGACCATGGCACGGCCATTGAGTTTTTGACAGTCCAAAATCAATACCACCTCGTGTCAATCAAAATACATCAACTGTTCTCATCAACTTTTCAGGCTTCAGAAgttgtttaattttttatttaatttatctaCTGACTAATTTTGTAGGTTTTATGAAATAACCAAAGTGGTATACCAGGTTAGTGGGAGGACGATGTCTgtgcaaacatttaaacaatatttgatGCTCAAAAATCAAAGGTCATTCTGTTGCTGGCAGTTTCTTGGATAATATTAGTGGGTAAAGCAGACAGGACAGTGGCTGTATATTGAATTGGTGAATCAGCATTAAACCCCCCTCATCTGTGTGCATTTGAATATATATTGTTTACAGGGTCACATCATCCCTTATACACATACTGTCGGATTATGCATGTAGGAATTGTGGAGGGACAAtatcaaacctttaaaaaaaatttgcatGGATGGGAGCTGGACCCAAGTCAGGATATCTCCACCTTTACTGGATAAATTTTAACTAGTATCACTTTACTATGCAAAATTAAAGGGAACAAGTAAGTTCATAGGTGCACAGGTGTGCACCTATGAATTTATCATAATTTGCATTGGTGTGCAAATGCTCAAGAATTATCAGATTATTTACCTTCAACACGCATATGTTCTCAAATAACCTGTACAATTAAATGTACATATTATAAACATATTATGAATAAATAGTTGTTAGGTTCCTAGTTTTAATTAGGCtagattaaatatttataaccaACGTCAGCAGCTAAAGATCGGTCACCAGAACCTGACTACAAATAGATAGGTTCCCAGGTCTGGCGATCTGACTCGCTCTGtacctgtgcatgtgtttatgacTTCACATTTTGCAACACCCTGACTTTCAACTTTCACTTTTACATTGCATTTGTGCATtgcagtgtctctgtgtgttaacTGATTGTTGTCATTTGATTGTTCTGCAGCTCATTACTGTTGCGTGGTATGGTGGCTACAACCTCTACTGCCAGAACACTCACAGTGCACCGGAAACAGATAATAAGGTGAGTCAGTCAGACATACACGTATTTACGTTTAGTGCTGGTGATGATTTTATTCTATTATCACATATCTGACATAACTTGGATAATTTCCCATTCCTTTTCTTGAAACTATTCACAAAACactaaaagtataaatacaacAGGACAGCTACAATATGTAATAATCTTATTCgagttttttcccctttcaaaTCCACTGCTCTGATGTCTGTGGCCGACCTGTAAATCCCAGCAGATAAACTACAGACACAGGGAGTCAATTTAATCCGACTCTATCGTGTCATCATGATGACTACACTGTAAAAAGGATGACGGTAGAATTAACAGTAAATATCTAGCAAAAAAAGTTGTCCATGAAATATTGTAAAAtgcattgttatttatttttaaaagaattacAGTATATGGTACAGTTTACAGGCTTTTTGTATATATTACACGTgatataattgttttattaaattagatttattgttttatttgcataaaGGTAATTGCAATCTAGTTTACAACATGGTCTTGTATACTACTCAAATGTGTTAGATAACTAGAGTTGCCAGTAATTAGCACAAATTATGTCACACTAAAATATGTTGAatatttttacagtaaaatttttgttttttacatgagCAGCCAAATGAttgtgaagtgtttttaatgGATTTCATAGCACAAGACTGTGTCAGTTTATTAACTAACAAGTTCagtcttctttcttttttttaggcCACTTAAGATTAACTTAAGTGTTATGAAGTCACTGGACACAGCTGGTTCTCTGCTGTGTCCACCATCAAATTATGTAAAGCTGCTTTACCTCATGCAGCGAAATTTGATTATCAATAGTAGTTAATTGTTGTATCAaccattatatatatgtatagatggATGACATTACAACTGCcaaaaagtgaaaccaaatcatGATCTTGATCATaccctagtggctggctgcagtataggttataaaccttgcctcctccatgtagatgtggaccaaataaaaaagtcaaagtacacgtctaATTTGTTTTTAGTTAGTTCCATGATGCTATAAACACAGGATGAAACGGCCTGGttgacagccgagactgactcgtgattgatGAAATGTGAATCGacaggaccttgataccacggctccacacCACAATTACTACTGTGCAGACTTTGACTCCTGATGGCTTCAACAGTACCAATATTTTGGacaaagggaggaagtggagatgcgtcatccatctttatatacaatctattaGAACACATCTTACCTgcacttttacaatatgtttttGTGGACAAATACTGTCAGCTGCTGCATTATTTTGGACCCATGCTAATTGCGATATACAGTTTAACTTTGTAAAATGACAGAACAATAagtttttgtaaaaatacattGTGGACACTACAGAGTGTGTTACAGTGTCTTTGGTGTCCCAGCTGAACTCTGCGGTGGAGGAGATAGCACGGCTCACGATGAAATGTGCACAGCTTTGCAGTTCAGcagtgattaaataaaaacgtttttatcAATGTGTCAGAGCTACAGATTACAGTTAAATTGCTTTATGACTCATCCTGAACTTTCATGGACCTTCAGGGCAGATATCTTCTTATCACCTTGTACTAACGTTTGGGAATTTTGAAAGAACGGTTTCCACTGTACATTTATGATTTCCTGTCTAATATTTGATGGTTCTACTATATGCTATATCAGTCTCTTCGAGAATATACAggaagtttttattttgcttttccaGTAACCTCTTCTGTTTTGCCGTGTGTCCACTCAGATCATGAAGGTCCTGTGGTGGTACTACTTCTCCAAGCTCATTGAGTTCATGGACACGCTTTTCTTCATCCTACGAAAGAACAATCACCAGATCACGTTTCTTCACGTCTACCACCATGCCAGCATGCTGAATATCTGGTGGTTTGTTATGAACTGGATAGCCTGCGGCCACTGTGAGTGTTTTAACACGACTTTGCCCTCCAGTAACTCAAATCCCTCCAGTAGCCACATTCAGGCTGTTCGGGCTCGCAGCCAGCTGAATAATTCAAGTGCGCTAATGTTAAAGCCATTAGGCCTGAAAACAGCCTGTTTGGTCCACAAGGCCTTAAAGGACACAAAGTGACATTTATTGACTTGAATGCTGCAGTTCTGTGTCACAAACCTTTTTGTGTTTCTATCATAGAAAGCAGCACAGCACTCTGAGCGTTATAGGAAATTCACTTAAAATGCACTattaattttgatttaaatatgaCGTGActttatacacatttattatttatcagatGTTTACTatgttattgtattatttatttattaattattactGTATTACTTTACTGTTAATGGCTTCTATTGATTTTTAATGAAAGTTGTTGTAGTGCTTCCAAACAGAGCAGAGTAATGAAGAGTGTTATTCCCTGTGCAAGCAACGCACTCCTGAATGCCAGTCACTTGCCATTGATTAACTCTGTACTGTACCCTGTAGATAAATCACTTCACGTGTCTCTCATCTGTGTCTGCTCAGCGTACTTCGGTGCGGCCGTCAACAGCTTTGTCCACGTTGTGATGTACTCGTACTACGCCCTCTCCGCCATCCCAGCCATAAGGCCGTACCTTTGGTGGAAGAAATATATCACACAGTTTCAGCTGGTGGGTTTATCCTGTGTGGAGTATTATTCATAAAGTACATGCACGGTAAAATGATATATTATTGGATGATTGTTACTGATGCATTAATATGTTATTCACTGATGAAGTTTCTCATTCAGTTACATCCTGAACATCTTACTTTCTTAAAAGcagtagaaagacattttattggCAATACtgtgtttaaactgtttttacttttaatagCATTTTACCAAAAAGATGCTCTTAAAAGGAGAATTTTAAAACAAGAATAATGAAGGAAGTTGCTATGTTTTCACTATTATGAtagaaaaatgagaaaaaagtagCTCACTTGAAGAAATCGACTTCATTTCTTCACGCTACTGCTTCTCGCCTCATTTCTGTCATCCTCTTTAGTtcatggctttaaaaaaaagtttaattcaaatgtattatCATTTGTCGTTGGATTGTATGTGGTAATACAATAATAAGTTAACACTCATTTCTCATTGTATAGCCAATAATGCTTTTTAGATCTTGGACTATTTTCTGCAGCAGCCTTTTAAGCTTTTAATAGAGTGCGAACATGTTTAGCATGATCCATTTAAGATATTTTAGGCTCTGGATCAATATGACCATTGTGTAAGTTCTCTGAGTCACCTTCTCACTCCGCCAGGtgtctgcatatgtgtgttgtgtttcctccaCAGATCCAGTTCTTTTTAACCATGTTCCACACATCCTGGGCTGCCATTTGGCCGTGTGGCTTCCCCTCGGGGTGGCTGTACTTCCAATTCACTTACATGGTCTCGCTCATTATCCTTTTCTCAAACTTCTACATTCAGGTCAGTTGATTGTCCATTATAAAGTGTGAACAAATGAGTTTTAATGACAAGTGTGGTGATGTGTTCCTATTGACTTATATTAAGTTTCCTTCctcaaaaattcctcaactctgttaattaattacattttaacatggaGTAAAACTATTCCATTTTCCATCCTAATGTAATGTGTAATAACAtgtcctctcttcctcttacACAACAAGACGTACAAGAAGCAAAGTATTTTAAAGAAGGAGCAACAGAACGGCTCTGCTCTATCGAGAAATGGACATGCGAATGGGACACCGTCTACGGAGAGCACTGCACACAAGAAACTGAGGGTGGATTGACATTTGAGAAGCCGTCACTCGAAGCTCACTGTAGTGTGTTAGCTAATGCTGCTAGAGGGTACATGAACCTTCTTATCTAGAAGAGTCTAGCATTCACCAGAGATAGAAAAGCCATACCCAGATGTATACAGAGACTGTCCCTGTTTCCGCTCACTCTGCTACACATGGCAGTGAATAATGAAGTTGTTGTAGTTAAAGGACAAGAGATTTGTAGTAGGgctgggtttaaaaaaagattgtttGAATTCAAATAGATTCTAAATGATATGATATCAAATTATAAAACTAAGCCATTTCAAATATTGAAacgagacaaaaacaaagccataTGTAAGTTAGAAATATGTAAAGAAatatccaagtgctaaaaacTGGAGTTGGTTTAGCTGACCTGTTTTTAGCACTTGCATGACCTAGATGGATGAGAATCTCCACCGACatttacagaaatgaaagaaacaccACAAATCTCCAAAACCATTTCTTAAGAAATCCACTAAATATGCAAAAATATGCAATTGTCACTGGAGACCCACAAAACCCACCGGAGACGCTATTTGCAATAAATGTTCCACCCAATTCTCTGCGTGCACAATTAGGTATGTGT includes the following:
- the elovl5 gene encoding elongation of very long chain fatty acids protein 5 — encoded protein: METFNHQLNTYIQSWMGPRDQRVKGWLLLDNYPPTFVLTVMYLLIVWMGPKYMKHRQPYSCRGLMVLYNLGLTLLSFYMFYELITVAWYGGYNLYCQNTHSAPETDNKIMKVLWWYYFSKLIEFMDTLFFILRKNNHQITFLHVYHHASMLNIWWFVMNWIACGHSYFGAAVNSFVHVVMYSYYALSAIPAIRPYLWWKKYITQFQLIQFFLTMFHTSWAAIWPCGFPSGWLYFQFTYMVSLIILFSNFYIQTYKKQSILKKEQQNGSALSRNGHANGTPSTESTAHKKLRVD